The proteins below are encoded in one region of Peptoniphilus sp. GNH:
- a CDS encoding M20 family metallopeptidase — MINSKEVLEIKDYIIGARRFLHENPEPSLKEYKTADFVEKELTGMGLRPIRVGETGLLAEIDTKNPGPTAFLRADMDALELEDKKTCPYSSKNKGLAHACGHDGHTAALLGAAKIIAANKSKYKGKIKLAFQAAEEIGAGARIFVRDGHLKDVDFAFGIHLASDILLGKCEILDGPSYASCDIFKVQVYGEAAHAASPHLGKDAALCLANILTELQNLVSRKKDPQEACVISVGKISAGTRYNVVADSGFLEGTLRCLDEDLRKDFLKRIENLARLIGEIHDCKITFTNYDAASVLVNDKDMADLARTKASEIFSFENIISNGKPSLGAEDFADYSQVVKSVFVRVGSQSGKTTAYPHHHQLFDIDERALLAACDLHLNMVK; from the coding sequence ATGATAAATAGTAAAGAAGTCTTAGAGATAAAGGACTATATAATAGGCGCGAGGAGATTTTTGCACGAAAATCCCGAACCCAGCCTCAAAGAATACAAGACTGCAGATTTTGTAGAAAAAGAATTAACTGGAATGGGTCTAAGACCTATAAGAGTCGGAGAAACTGGACTTCTAGCAGAAATTGACACAAAAAATCCAGGCCCCACAGCTTTTTTAAGAGCTGATATGGATGCCCTGGAGTTGGAAGATAAGAAAACTTGCCCCTATTCATCAAAAAACAAGGGGCTCGCTCACGCCTGTGGTCATGATGGTCATACGGCCGCTCTTTTGGGCGCAGCAAAAATAATAGCAGCAAATAAAAGTAAGTATAAAGGAAAAATAAAGCTAGCCTTTCAAGCAGCTGAAGAAATCGGTGCCGGAGCTAGGATCTTTGTAAGAGATGGCCATCTAAAGGATGTGGATTTTGCCTTTGGCATCCACTTAGCATCTGATATTTTACTCGGCAAGTGTGAAATCTTGGACGGCCCTTCTTATGCTTCTTGCGACATCTTTAAAGTACAAGTTTATGGAGAGGCAGCTCATGCCGCTTCTCCCCACTTGGGAAAAGACGCCGCACTTTGCTTGGCAAATATCCTTACCGAGCTACAAAATCTGGTTTCTAGAAAAAAAGATCCCCAAGAAGCTTGTGTAATCTCTGTTGGTAAAATTTCTGCAGGCACAAGATATAATGTAGTAGCCGACTCTGGCTTTCTCGAAGGCACTCTCAGATGTCTTGACGAAGATTTGAGAAAGGATTTTTTGAAAAGAATAGAAAACCTAGCCCGCCTTATAGGAGAAATTCACGATTGTAAAATAACTTTTACAAATTACGATGCCGCATCTGTGCTTGTAAATGACAAAGATATGGCTGACCTCGCAAGGACAAAAGCTTCTGAAATCTTTTCTTTCGAAAACATAATTTCAAATGGCAAGCCATCACTAGGAGCTGAAGACTTCGCCGACTATTCACAAGTGGTGAAGTCAGTCTTTGTAAGAGTAGGTTCCCAATCAGGAAAAACAACAGCCTACCCTCACCATCATCAGCTCTTTGACATAGATGAAAGAGCCCTCTTGGCTGCATGCGATCTTCACCTAAATATGGTCAAATAA
- a CDS encoding MetQ/NlpA family ABC transporter substrate-binding protein → MKKKLFNLVGIGVLALGLVGCSGAKQNADKKTSEANESTSVKIGLVGANHDVWDFVKSKLEKEGIKIEFVEFSDYNQPNVALVDKEIDLNSFQHQAFLDKFNQEKKANLVSIGDTVLAPLGIFSQKYDSVDQIPDKAQIAIPVDPTNQSRALVLLQSADLIKLDSKPGQLVTSKDIKENPKNLDIITVDASQTARNLQDVAASCINNGYAVDAGFDPVKDSIFLEPVDENSKPYINIIVARPEDKDNEIYKKIVKAYQADDTKKVIEETSKGASIPAWDGDLK, encoded by the coding sequence ATGAAAAAGAAATTGTTTAACTTGGTAGGAATTGGTGTATTGGCTCTTGGCCTGGTGGGATGTTCTGGAGCAAAACAAAATGCTGACAAAAAAACATCTGAAGCTAATGAGTCTACTAGTGTAAAAATCGGTCTAGTGGGCGCTAACCACGATGTGTGGGATTTTGTAAAATCCAAATTGGAAAAAGAAGGTATCAAGATAGAATTTGTAGAATTCTCAGATTACAATCAACCAAATGTTGCCTTGGTCGATAAGGAAATTGATTTGAACTCTTTTCAACATCAAGCCTTCCTCGACAAATTCAATCAAGAAAAGAAGGCCAACCTCGTATCAATTGGCGACACAGTTTTGGCTCCACTTGGAATATTTTCACAAAAATATGACAGCGTAGACCAAATACCAGACAAGGCTCAAATAGCTATACCGGTCGATCCTACAAACCAATCAAGGGCTTTGGTACTTTTGCAATCTGCAGACCTTATAAAGCTAGATTCTAAGCCGGGACAACTTGTAACCAGCAAGGATATAAAAGAAAATCCAAAGAATCTAGACATCATAACTGTGGATGCTTCCCAAACTGCTAGAAACCTTCAAGATGTGGCAGCTTCTTGCATAAACAACGGTTACGCTGTCGATGCAGGCTTTGACCCAGTAAAAGATTCCATTTTCTTGGAACCTGTTGACGAAAATTCTAAGCCCTATATAAATATCATAGTCGCAAGACCAGAAGACAAGGACAATGAAATTTATAAAAAAATAGTAAAGGCTTATCAAGCAGATGACACTAAGAAAGTTATAGAAGAAACATCTAAGGGAGCATCTATACCAGCCTGGGATGGAGACTTAAAATAA
- a CDS encoding ABC transporter permease, with amino-acid sequence MNYFANALAIKDDFLSASISTLYMTFFTAIFAGLVGLILGVILVTTRPGAILENKFLNSFLDKLINLLRSVPFIIMLTFIAPLTRLIAGTSIGQRAAIVPLFFAAFPFFAKQVESALADVDKGVIEAALSMGDSNADIILRVYLKEGLANIIRASSLTLISLVGLTAMAGAIGAGGLGQIAINVGYGRFQDDVTLVCLIIILIIVFIIQGVSNILIKKVEK; translated from the coding sequence ATGAATTATTTTGCAAATGCTTTGGCTATAAAAGATGATTTTTTAAGCGCAAGTATATCCACCCTCTACATGACCTTTTTTACTGCAATATTTGCAGGCCTTGTAGGTCTTATCTTGGGGGTCATTCTAGTAACTACAAGGCCCGGTGCGATTTTAGAAAACAAATTTTTAAATTCGTTCTTGGATAAGCTAATAAACCTTTTAAGGTCCGTGCCTTTTATAATAATGCTTACCTTTATAGCTCCTCTTACGAGGCTTATAGCAGGCACAAGTATAGGGCAAAGAGCGGCCATAGTCCCTCTTTTTTTCGCAGCCTTTCCTTTTTTTGCCAAGCAGGTAGAATCCGCTTTGGCAGATGTGGATAAGGGTGTGATAGAAGCCGCCCTTTCTATGGGCGATTCAAATGCTGATATAATTCTGCGAGTCTATCTAAAAGAAGGACTTGCAAATATTATAAGGGCTTCTTCCCTGACTCTCATCTCCTTGGTGGGTCTTACCGCCATGGCAGGTGCGATCGGAGCTGGCGGCCTAGGACAAATAGCCATAAATGTAGGCTATGGAAGATTTCAAGATGATGTCACCTTGGTGTGTCTTATAATTATTTTAATTATTGTCTTTATCATTCAAGGTGTGTCAAATATATTAATTAAAAAAGTAGAAAAATAG
- a CDS encoding methionine ABC transporter ATP-binding protein, whose product MIELENIRVSFKQKDKLIKAVDGVNLKIEDKDIFGIVGFSGAGKSTLVRCINLLQRPDEGRVLVNGKDLLSMSAKDLRSKRRKIGMIFQHFNLMKSRTILDNVIYPLKHSKLSKKEKIEKAKDLLSLVGIVDKQGAYPGELSGGQKQRVAIARALANDPDILLCDEATSALDPQTTLQILNLLKDLNKKLGITIVIITHEMQVVKEICNKLAVMENGKVIEVGTAIEIFSKPKQKLTQEFIKTANNLDSVLESLRANKELISLKDDERILELSYLGTSTTKPLIVEIYERFKVKTSILWGNIEFISNIPLGTLIVKIKGDEENLKSAFHFLEKEGVRLSNINLSEVFI is encoded by the coding sequence TTGATAGAACTTGAAAATATAAGAGTTAGTTTCAAACAAAAAGATAAGCTTATAAAAGCTGTTGATGGAGTGAATTTAAAAATTGAGGACAAGGATATATTCGGCATAGTTGGATTTTCTGGTGCAGGAAAGTCAACTCTTGTAAGATGTATAAATCTTCTTCAAAGACCAGATGAGGGCAGGGTGCTTGTGAATGGCAAAGATTTGCTTTCTATGTCGGCAAAAGACTTGAGGTCTAAGAGAAGAAAGATAGGTATGATTTTTCAGCATTTTAATCTCATGAAGAGTAGAACGATACTGGATAATGTAATCTATCCCCTAAAGCACTCAAAGCTTTCAAAAAAAGAAAAGATAGAAAAAGCTAAAGACCTCCTAAGTCTTGTCGGCATTGTCGATAAACAAGGGGCCTATCCCGGCGAACTATCTGGTGGTCAAAAGCAAAGAGTTGCCATAGCAAGAGCCCTTGCCAACGACCCTGACATCCTACTTTGTGATGAAGCAACCTCTGCCCTAGACCCTCAAACCACTTTGCAGATTCTAAATTTGCTAAAGGATTTGAACAAAAAACTGGGCATCACCATTGTAATTATCACTCACGAAATGCAAGTGGTAAAAGAAATTTGCAACAAATTGGCTGTCATGGAAAATGGAAAAGTCATAGAAGTCGGCACTGCTATTGAAATATTTTCTAAACCTAAACAAAAATTGACCCAAGAATTTATAAAAACCGCCAACAATTTGGACTCTGTTCTGGAAAGTTTAAGGGCCAACAAGGAGCTTATTTCCCTTAAAGATGATGAGAGAATTTTGGAGCTATCCTATCTTGGCACTTCAACTACAAAGCCTCTTATTGTCGAAATATACGAGCGATTCAAGGTCAAGACTTCCATTCTCTGGGGCAATATAGAATTTATTTCAAATATCCCCTTGGGCACTCTAATAGTGAAAATAAAGGGTGATGAAGAAAATCTCAAGTCGGCCTTCCATTTTCTAGAAAAAGAAGGAGTAAGACTTTCTAATATAAATTTAAGTGAGGTGTTTATATGA
- a CDS encoding aminotransferase class I/II-fold pyridoxal phosphate-dependent enzyme, giving the protein MKRYIREGVEALKGISFQMPGHKQRKFEDDFDFIKHDVTETWTTDNLLNPQGCIRESEREMERIFETKRSYYMVNGSSGSLICAIAAATKPGDRILVQRNCHKSVFNAAVIARLKLSYFHANYDKKENLITDADPKVIEKALEENGDISCVVITSPNYFGVTSRVKEIADIVHAHGAVLIVDEAHGPHLPFSAYREKSALFQDADLVIHSPHKTLPALTQTSLLHLVSNRIDEKRLMKTIILFTTTSPSYIFTQNMEGALDFMETRGGELLSANEGYIKEMEDKLKGKVIFYKPSNGVFKEPMKVLFRIPGLTGFEIVRSLYFDYNIRVEMADFYYVLAIATVMNTKEDYEILTRALAEISEKARKEIDLPKFEEKNPEKKMEAYEAFHKKSLRLPYEKTEGRVAASIVAPYPPGVPILIPGELVDREIIETLGEYLKYGAHIVGIEDGMMEVIDE; this is encoded by the coding sequence ATGAAAAGATATATAAGAGAGGGAGTAGAAGCCCTAAAGGGGATTTCTTTCCAAATGCCTGGTCACAAACAGAGAAAATTTGAAGATGATTTTGATTTTATAAAACACGATGTAACTGAAACATGGACAACTGACAACTTATTAAATCCGCAAGGCTGTATTAGAGAGTCCGAAAGAGAAATGGAGAGGATTTTTGAAACTAAAAGATCCTACTACATGGTCAATGGTTCATCAGGCTCTTTAATCTGCGCCATAGCTGCAGCAACAAAGCCTGGCGACAGAATTTTGGTACAAAGAAATTGTCACAAGTCGGTTTTTAATGCAGCTGTAATAGCAAGACTAAAGCTTTCCTATTTTCACGCCAACTATGACAAGAAGGAGAACCTTATAACAGATGCGGACCCTAAGGTCATAGAAAAGGCCCTTGAAGAAAATGGGGACATAAGCTGTGTTGTGATAACTAGTCCAAATTATTTTGGAGTGACAAGCAGAGTAAAAGAGATAGCAGATATTGTGCATGCTCATGGAGCTGTATTAATAGTTGATGAAGCTCATGGCCCCCACCTTCCCTTTTCAGCATATAGAGAAAAGTCTGCCCTATTCCAAGATGCAGACCTTGTAATTCATTCTCCCCACAAGACTCTGCCTGCCTTGACTCAGACGTCACTTTTACACCTTGTAAGCAATCGAATTGATGAAAAAAGGCTTATGAAGACCATAATACTTTTCACAACGACATCCCCTTCTTATATCTTCACACAAAATATGGAAGGCGCTCTTGATTTTATGGAAACAAGGGGCGGGGAACTTTTGAGTGCGAATGAAGGCTATATAAAAGAGATGGAGGACAAGTTAAAAGGCAAGGTGATTTTTTACAAGCCTTCAAATGGAGTTTTCAAAGAGCCCATGAAGGTGCTGTTTAGGATTCCCGGGCTTACAGGCTTTGAGATTGTAAGGAGTTTGTATTTCGACTATAATATAAGGGTAGAAATGGCAGATTTTTACTATGTTCTTGCCATTGCCACAGTCATGAATACAAAAGAGGACTATGAAATCTTGACAAGGGCCTTGGCAGAAATTTCAGAAAAGGCCAGAAAAGAGATAGACCTGCCCAAGTTTGAAGAAAAAAATCCTGAAAAGAAAATGGAAGCTTATGAAGCTTTTCATAAAAAATCTCTTCGCTTGCCTTATGAAAAGACAGAGGGCAGAGTTGCGGCGTCAATTGTCGCACCATATCCGCCGGGAGTTCCGATTCTTATACCTGGTGAGCTTGTAGATCGTGAAATTATTGAAACTCTAGGAGAATATTTAAAATATGGAGCCCATATTGTGGGAATAGAAGATGGCATGATGGAGGTAATAGATGAATAG
- the tmk gene encoding dTMP kinase, with the protein MNRGFFVAFEGPDGCGKSTISKMILEKFTLDGLKVIRSREPGGTDIGEKIRNIILDNENVAMDARTEALLYAASRAQHVHEKILPALKEGYLVLSDRYVLSSLIYQGLVRGLGFDEVSKINDFATSSLKADLSIILLPKKSTFKRKEKEGLDRLENEGEDFHNKVLEAYKSYAKTTKSVFIDASMSIDEVFKATYMEIKKAMENK; encoded by the coding sequence ATGAATAGGGGATTTTTTGTAGCCTTTGAAGGACCTGATGGTTGCGGCAAATCCACAATTTCAAAAATGATTTTAGAAAAATTCACCCTGGATGGTCTTAAAGTTATAAGATCAAGAGAGCCGGGTGGCACCGATATAGGTGAAAAGATAAGAAATATAATCCTTGATAATGAAAATGTAGCCATGGATGCCAGAACAGAGGCCCTTTTGTATGCGGCATCCAGAGCCCAACATGTCCATGAAAAAATTTTACCTGCCTTAAAAGAAGGATATCTGGTCTTGTCGGATAGATATGTTTTGTCATCTCTAATTTACCAAGGGCTTGTAAGAGGGCTTGGTTTTGATGAGGTTTCAAAAATAAATGATTTTGCCACAAGTTCTTTGAAGGCTGATTTGAGCATAATCCTTCTACCTAAAAAATCGACTTTTAAGAGAAAGGAAAAAGAAGGGCTGGATAGGCTGGAGAATGAGGGAGAAGATTTCCACAACAAAGTGCTAGAAGCCTATAAATCCTATGCAAAGACTACTAAGTCAGTATTTATAGATGCCTCCATGAGTATAGATGAGGTCTTTAAGGCGACTTACATGGAGATAAAAAAAGCTATGGAGAATAAATAA
- a CDS encoding cyclic-di-AMP receptor encodes MKLLITIVQDFDSDYLIEKLTEENFRVTKLSSSGGFLKSGNTTIFSGVDDERLEDYLQIIRKNCKTRELTKTIQTSGMPGQMFSSSLMSMPIQIQVGGATVFILDIYDFRRY; translated from the coding sequence ATGAAACTTTTGATTACTATAGTTCAAGATTTTGACAGCGATTACTTAATTGAAAAGCTTACTGAAGAAAATTTTAGAGTGACCAAACTCTCGTCTAGTGGTGGGTTTTTAAAATCTGGCAACACGACAATTTTTTCCGGAGTAGATGACGAGAGGCTGGAGGATTATTTGCAAATTATAAGAAAAAATTGCAAGACAAGAGAGCTTACCAAGACAATCCAAACCTCTGGTATGCCGGGTCAAATGTTTTCTTCATCTCTTATGTCTATGCCAATTCAAATTCAAGTGGGCGGGGCTACAGTTTTTATACTTGATATCTATGATTTCAGGAGGTATTAA
- a CDS encoding cyclic-di-AMP receptor, which yields MKLIIAIIQDQYIERVLARLVEARITVTKLSSSGGFFKSGNTTLLIGVIDEKIELVDQIMKEVCHKNLVEKDEEKIEVSGASLFFVDVNKCLSI from the coding sequence TTGAAACTTATTATTGCCATTATCCAAGACCAGTATATAGAAAGAGTTCTAGCAAGGCTCGTTGAGGCTCGCATCACCGTTACAAAACTTTCTTCTAGTGGAGGGTTTTTCAAGTCGGGCAACACCACACTTCTTATTGGGGTCATTGATGAAAAGATAGAGCTTGTAGATCAGATTATGAAAGAAGTTTGCCACAAAAATCTGGTAGAAAAGGACGAAGAAAAGATAGAAGTATCGGGGGCAAGCTTATTTTTCGTGGATGTGAACAAGTGTCTGAGTATTTAA
- a CDS encoding AAA family ATPase: protein MSEYLTFENLLGNEKAKELLLKDLEVGSNHSYLFLGREGLGKFLFAQAFARKILQIDEICHSDLKIIEDKISIKKSQIEEVVEDSFRLPRYKKYKVYIIRDFDKASKEAQNALLKTLEEPLAHVKLILVASNNENILPTILSRAKLIKFYPLRDDEIMGHLLFMGYNKIRAEDAIRFAKGSIGKALEILADVDFFDLKIKTEAALKSLLTFGGFEAYRTFKFFEDKKDDIDILLEISYYYVRNLAINPTLRKDFEGLELRRILNMSSLIIEAREKLNFNVNFRAALMPLLLYIGGEDD from the coding sequence GTGTCTGAGTATTTAACATTTGAAAATCTTTTGGGAAATGAAAAGGCGAAAGAACTCCTATTAAAAGATTTGGAAGTGGGCAGCAATCACTCCTATCTTTTTTTGGGCAGAGAGGGCCTTGGTAAATTTCTTTTTGCTCAAGCTTTTGCCAGAAAAATTTTGCAGATAGATGAAATTTGCCATTCCGATCTCAAAATCATAGAAGATAAAATTTCCATAAAAAAATCTCAAATAGAAGAAGTGGTTGAAGATTCCTTTAGATTGCCCAGGTATAAGAAGTACAAGGTCTATATAATAAGGGACTTTGACAAGGCTAGCAAGGAAGCTCAAAACGCTCTTTTAAAGACCTTAGAAGAACCCCTAGCTCATGTGAAATTAATCCTTGTGGCTTCAAATAATGAAAATATTTTGCCGACAATTTTATCAAGGGCAAAGCTTATAAAGTTCTATCCCCTAAGAGATGATGAAATAATGGGACATCTGCTTTTTATGGGTTATAATAAAATAAGAGCAGAAGATGCAATAAGATTTGCCAAGGGCTCGATAGGAAAAGCTCTTGAAATCTTAGCCGATGTGGATTTTTTTGATTTGAAGATAAAAACAGAGGCGGCTTTAAAAAGCCTTCTTACTTTTGGAGGATTCGAAGCTTATAGAACTTTTAAATTTTTTGAAGATAAAAAAGATGATATAGATATATTGCTCGAGATTAGCTACTATTATGTGAGAAATCTGGCTATCAACCCGACTTTGAGAAAAGACTTTGAGGGCTTGGAGCTTAGAAGAATTTTGAATATGTCTAGTCTTATAATTGAGGCTAGAGAAAAATTGAACTTTAATGTGAATTTTAGAGCAGCACTTATGCCGCTTTTACTATATATAGGGGGAGAAGATGATTGA
- a CDS encoding stage 0 sporulation family protein — MIDTAGVRFKRNGKIYFFDINETGAKIGDSVIVETIRGIEMGYVASKKAISEDEDFAKNLKPIIRIATDEDRTKQIDNRNNAKEAAIICTQKIKDHKLDMRLVGAEYTFDKSKLLFYFIADERIDFRELVRDLAAIFKTRIELRQIGVRDQAKIVGALGCCGRETCCSKFLTDFAPVSIKMAKDQGLSLNPTKISGSCGRLMCCLKYEQEGYECILKRMPQVGECVETKDGKGVVVETYTIQELVKVKFKEDDDEELQIYDIKDIKRTKRCGRFNRENEKDKTAKDEDYFESEDPEQGLTDEENFEDL; from the coding sequence ATGATTGATACAGCAGGCGTGAGATTTAAGCGCAACGGGAAAATATATTTTTTCGATATAAATGAAACGGGCGCTAAAATCGGAGACTCTGTAATTGTTGAAACGATTAGAGGAATTGAAATGGGATATGTTGCAAGTAAAAAGGCCATATCCGAAGATGAAGATTTTGCAAAAAATCTAAAACCCATTATAAGAATAGCTACTGATGAAGATAGAACCAAGCAAATAGATAACAGAAATAATGCCAAAGAGGCTGCCATAATATGCACTCAAAAGATAAAAGACCACAAGCTGGATATGAGATTAGTCGGAGCCGAATACACTTTCGACAAAAGCAAGCTCCTCTTTTATTTTATAGCAGATGAGAGAATAGATTTTAGAGAGCTAGTTAGAGATTTGGCTGCAATATTTAAAACGAGAATTGAGCTTAGGCAGATAGGAGTAAGAGATCAGGCCAAGATAGTGGGAGCCTTGGGCTGCTGTGGAAGGGAAACTTGCTGCTCTAAATTTTTGACAGACTTTGCTCCGGTATCCATAAAGATGGCAAAAGATCAGGGTTTATCCCTAAATCCGACTAAGATTTCAGGCAGTTGTGGCAGGCTCATGTGCTGCCTAAAGTATGAGCAAGAAGGATATGAGTGCATTTTAAAGAGGATGCCCCAAGTAGGCGAATGTGTCGAAACTAAAGATGGCAAGGGAGTCGTTGTGGAAACTTACACCATTCAAGAATTGGTAAAGGTCAAATTCAAAGAAGATGACGACGAAGAATTGCAAATCTATGACATTAAAGATATAAAAAGAACAAAAAGATGCGGCAGATTCAACAGAGAAAATGAAAAAGACAAAACAGCCAAGGACGAGGACTATTTTGAATCTGAAGATCCAGAACAAGGACTGACAGATGAAGAAAATTTTGAAGATTTATAA
- a CDS encoding ferritin, protein MKMSKKLRNALNDQFNFELESAYIYKAMEAYFTSEDMRGFSNFMKHQADEEIEHANKIYDFLFEMDEKPEYEAIPKPETSGFKGYTEVFKLAYEHEKVVTERIQKIYELAKKEGNAEVSIFMQWYVKEQIEEEDNFRYIITKMERIKGNWGGLYIFDNELGQRK, encoded by the coding sequence ATGAAAATGTCAAAAAAATTAAGAAATGCACTTAATGATCAATTCAACTTTGAACTAGAAAGTGCCTATATTTACAAGGCAATGGAAGCCTACTTCACATCAGAAGACATGAGAGGATTTTCAAACTTCATGAAACATCAAGCTGACGAAGAAATCGAACATGCCAACAAGATCTATGACTTCCTCTTTGAAATGGACGAAAAACCAGAATACGAAGCAATCCCAAAGCCAGAAACAAGCGGATTCAAAGGCTATACAGAAGTATTTAAACTAGCCTATGAACACGAAAAGGTCGTTACAGAAAGAATTCAAAAGATCTATGAACTGGCTAAGAAGGAAGGCAATGCCGAAGTTTCAATCTTTATGCAATGGTATGTAAAAGAACAAATTGAAGAAGAAGACAACTTCAGATATATCATTACCAAGATGGAAAGAATTAAAGGCAACTGGGGCGGCTTATACATCTTTGACAACGAATTGGGACAAAGAAAGTAA
- a CDS encoding sigma 54-interacting transcriptional regulator, with translation MISYKGLFESMKEGVLICDQDSNIIYCNKAYLNFINKNFEEIKGKKITEIRKGARQPGVIESGKALVGLVRKEEEEEYFVNIYPIVEDKEVRGGISLVTFLKDAEFIKDGLYEIERRNRYLKEWMRENNGTRYTFDSIVAADEPSIETMKLAKKIAHRDVDVLIQGESGTGKELYAQSIHNESKRGGKPFVAINCSTFPKDLLEAELFGYEQGAFTGAAKGGKTGLFESASGGTIFFDEISEMDLSLQAKLLRVLQEKKIRKIGGREELDIDVRIISACNVDLLKYIAEGKFRKDLYYRIAVIPIEIRPLRERRKDIDSLVDHFLGKMNTRLKKNFILTEGARELLRSYNWPGNIRELKNVLEFSAVMTGDDILDEDSFPPKMFENIEKIKSQDKKVGRSLKERTQDFERKEILKELSGLDDTTKNRQIVAKRLGISLASLYNKLSDSKKIEKQ, from the coding sequence ATGATTTCTTATAAGGGACTCTTTGAATCAATGAAAGAGGGAGTGCTCATATGTGATCAAGACTCAAACATCATTTACTGCAACAAGGCCTACTTGAATTTCATAAATAAAAATTTCGAAGAAATAAAAGGTAAAAAAATTACAGAGATTAGAAAAGGAGCAAGACAACCTGGCGTCATAGAAAGTGGCAAGGCCCTTGTTGGTCTTGTCAGAAAGGAAGAAGAGGAAGAATATTTTGTAAATATCTATCCCATAGTAGAAGATAAAGAGGTAAGAGGTGGCATATCTCTTGTTACCTTTTTAAAGGATGCCGAATTTATAAAAGATGGACTTTATGAAATAGAAAGAAGAAATAGATACTTAAAAGAGTGGATGAGGGAAAACAACGGGACTCGCTATACCTTTGATTCCATAGTGGCAGCAGATGAACCATCCATAGAAACAATGAAGCTTGCCAAAAAAATTGCTCATAGGGATGTCGATGTTTTGATACAGGGCGAATCTGGCACTGGCAAGGAGCTGTATGCCCAATCCATCCACAACGAATCAAAAAGAGGGGGCAAACCCTTCGTAGCTATAAATTGTTCTACCTTCCCCAAGGACCTCTTAGAAGCCGAACTCTTTGGATATGAGCAAGGAGCTTTCACGGGAGCTGCCAAGGGCGGGAAGACGGGGCTTTTTGAATCGGCAAGTGGCGGTACAATATTTTTTGATGAAATTTCTGAGATGGATTTGAGTTTACAGGCCAAACTTCTTAGAGTCCTCCAAGAAAAAAAGATTAGAAAAATCGGCGGGCGAGAGGAGCTTGACATAGATGTGAGGATTATTTCCGCCTGCAATGTGGACTTATTAAAATATATAGCAGAAGGCAAATTCCGCAAAGACCTCTATTACAGAATAGCAGTAATCCCAATTGAGATAAGACCTCTAAGAGAGAGAAGAAAGGATATAGATAGTCTTGTAGACCATTTTTTAGGCAAGATGAACACCAGACTAAAGAAAAATTTTATTCTTACAGAAGGAGCAAGAGAGCTGCTTAGAAGTTATAATTGGCCCGGCAATATAAGAGAACTAAAAAATGTCTTGGAATTTTCTGCGGTAATGACTGGCGATGATATCTTAGACGAGGACTCCTTTCCACCAAAAATGTTTGAAAACATTGAAAAAATAAAATCACAAGACAAAAAAGTTGGCAGAAGTTTAAAAGAAAGGACGCAGGATTTCGAACGCAAAGAAATTTTAAAAGAGCTTTCAGGCTTGGATGACACGACCAAAAATAGACAAATTGTCGCAAAAAGACTAGGAATTTCATTGGCATCGCTCTACAATAAATTAAGCGATTCTAAAAAAATAGAAAAGCAATGA